The Cellulomonas flavigena DSM 20109 DNA segment CAGGGCGACGCACAGCAGCATCGACAGCGTCAGGGGGGAGTCGAGCGTCGCCATGTACCGGTCGAAGTCCTCGCGGAACCAGTAGCGGGTGGCGAACTGGTCCTCGTAGAGCAGGAGCCGTCCGGCGGACCACTGCACGAGGGCGAACGCCGCGCAGACGGCCGCGAGGGCGAGCACGGTGGTGCGGGCGCGGCGGGCCGCGCGCGGGTCGTCGTCGATGCTCGTGAGCACCAGCAGGAACATGAGGGCGGGCACGACGACGACGTCGACGAGCAGAGCCAGGCCGCCCGTGCCGAGCTGCTGGGTCGTCAGCGCGGCGACCGCGACGACGAGCGTGAGAGCCACGACGAGGTGGAGCCGCTGCGCGACGACGCGCGCCAGGTCCGCCGGGGCCCGCAGCACCTGGACGCCGACGACGGCGAGCACCAGCCACGACGCGGGGTGGATGCCCAGCAGGCCCGTGCTGTGCCCGGTGAGGAGCCCGCCCGCGGCGGCGGGCACGAGCACCCACACGGCGAGCGCGACGAGGGTCGCGTCGAGCGGGCGGCGCCTGGCGAGCCACGCGAGCGTCAGGCACGCCAGGAGCCAGGCCCCGAGCAGCGCCACGGGTCAGCGGTCCGGGTGGGCGCCGACGTGGCGGGCGTCGTTCGGCAGACCGGCGGCGGGGTCGGCCGCGGTCGGGCGGCCCGCGCCCGCGGCGCCACCGGCGGGCGCGACCGCGGCGGGTGCCACGTCCGCCGACCGGGGGCGGCCCGCGTCGTGCGAGTAGGGCACGCCGGCCGATCGCAGCGGGGCGCCGTTGATGATGACGCCCGCGAGCGGTGCGTCGACGACGCGCAGCGACTCGACAGCCGAGCGGGCCTGGTCGCGCGTCGTGTGCCCGTAGCGGACGACGAGCACGACGCTGTCGGCGTGCGCGGCCGCGATCGTCGCGTCGGTGACGGGCAGGGTCGGCGGCGTGTCGAGGATGACGACGTCGAAGCGCTGCCGCATGCGCTGCACGAAGGCGCGCATCTTGTCGCTGCCGAGCAGCTCGGACGGGTTGGGCGGCAGGGTGCCGGCCGGCAGCACGAACAGCCCGTGGGGACCCCACTGCTGGATGACGTCGGCCTCCTCGACCTGCCCCACGAGCACGTTGGTGAGACCGACGGCGCCCTCGAGCCCGAGCGCCCGCGAGACGCGGGGCCGGCGCAGGTCACCCTCGACGAGCAGCACGCGCCGCCCGCTCTCCGCGAGCGCGATCGCGAGGTTGCAGCTCGTGGTCGTCTTGCCCTCGCCGGCCAGCGGTGACGTGACGACGATGACCTGCATGCGGTGCGTCGCGGCGCTGAACGTGAGGTTGGTGCGCAGCCGTCGGTAGGCCTCGGCGCGCGGCGAGCCCGGGTCGGCCGCGGCCACCAGGCCGTCGGGGCGCGCACGGCGGCGGCTGCGCGGGTGCTGGGCGGTGATCGTGGAGAGCACGGGCAGCGACGTGCTGGCGCGCACGTGCTCCGGGGTGCGGACCGTGCGGTCGAGCACCTGCCGCGCGACGGCCAGGGACACGCCCAGCGCGAGGCCGGCGAGCAGGCCGACGCCGACGTTCAGCGCGGGGCGCGGCGAGACGGGCGAGGTGGGGGCGGTCGGGCCGGAGATGACGGTGAGCGAGACGTTGGCGCGGCTGGCGGCGTCGGTGCGCTCGAGCTCCTGGACGAGCGGGCCCAGCTCCTCCTCGATCGCCTCGCCGATCTGCTGCGCGCGCGCCGGGTCGGTGTCCCGGACCACGGCGCTGAGCAGGATCGCGTCCTCCTGGGGCGTCGCGGAGATGCGTGACGCGATCGCCCTGGAGTCCAGGCCGAGCGACCGGTTGGCCGCGATCCGCTCGGCCAGGCGGCCGCTCGTCAGGACGCCGGCGTAGGCGGCGACGCGGCGCTGCGCGAACTCGTCGGCCTGCAGCGCGGTGCCCGTGTCGCTCGACGCCGCGACGAAGAAGGTCAGGGTGCTCTCGTACTCCGGCGTCGCGCGCACGGTGACGAGCAGCGCTGCCCCGACCGTCGTCAGCACGGTCAGTGCGACGATCCACCAGTTCTTGCGGATCGCCCGCAGTTGGTCGGTCAGCTCCACGTACCGCTCCTCGCCCCAGTGCCCACCCCGGCGTCGGCATCGGCCGAGCGCCGGCTGCCCGTGGCGCCATCCTCACATATCGCCCCGTCCCGGTGAGACGGTCGAAACCCCCGCAGACCGGACATCACCCGCTCGCGCGCGGCGCTCACCCGCGCGCCGGGGCCGGCGGGCACCGCGTCACTCGATCGGGGGCGGGGCCCCGTCGGCGCCCGTGCGCCGCCCGGGCTCACAGGCCGCGACACGGCGCGCGGCGTACCCTGGACACCGGCCCGCCCGGGGACGCTCCCGGTCCGGGCCCGTCGTCGTGCCCTCGACCGTCTGGACCCCATGGACCTCACCGGCCTCCTGCCCGCCCTGCTCGCCGACCCCGCCGTCGCCGATGCGCTCGCGTCCGTCCGCGCGCGCGGCGAGCTCGACGTCGTCGGGCCCGCCGGTGTGCGCCCGCCGCTGCTCGCGGCGCTCGCGGGTGCGGTCGCGACGGGCGGCGCAGCGGGACCCGGCGGTGGGCGTCCACTCGTCGTGGTGACGGCGACGGGTCGCGACGCCGACGAGCTCGCCGCCGCGCTGCGCTGCTACCTGCCGGACGACGACGTCGCGGTGCTGCCGAGCTGGGAGACCCTGCCGCACGAGCGGCTGAGCCCGCGCAGCGACACGGTGGCGCGCCGGGTCGCGGTGTTCCGGCGGCTGGCGCACCCGGACCCGGAGCCCGGCCCGACCGGGGCGGTGCGCGTGCTCGTGCTGCCGGTGCGCGCGCTGCTGCAGCCGGTCGTCGACGGGCTGGGGGAGCTCGTGCCCGTCGAGGTGCGCACGGGTCAGCAGGTCGACCTCGACGACCTCGCGCAGCGGCTCGTCGACGCGGCGTACACGCGTGTCGACATGGTCGAGCGGCGCGGCGAGTTCGCGGTGCGCGGCGGGATCCTCGACGTGTTCCCGCCCACCGAGGACCACCCGCTGCGCGTGGAGCTGTGGGGCGAGGACGTCGAGGAGATCCGCTGGTTCTCCGTGGCGGACCAGCGCAGCCTCGAGGTCGCCGAGCACGGCCTGTGGGCGCCGCCCTGCCGCGAGATCCTGCTGACCGACGCGGTACGGGCGCGCGCGGCCGCGCTGCGCGAGCAGCTGCCCGGCGCGCTCGACATGCTCGACCGGCTCGCCGAGGGCATCGCGGTCGAGGGCATGGAGTCGCTCGCGCCCGTCCTGGTGGACCGCATGGTCCCGGTGCTCGACCTGGTCCCCGACGAGTCGCTGCTCGTGGTCGTCGACCCCGAGCGCGTGCGCCGCCGTGCCCACGACCTCGTCGCGACCACGCAGGAGTTCCTCGAGGCCGCGTGGACCTCGGCCGCAGCGGGTGCGGCGACGCCGCTGGACCTGTCGTCCGCGTCGTTCGCGTCGTTCGCGGAGGTCCGCGCGCTCGCCGCCGTGCGCGCGCTGGGCTGGTGGACGCTGTCGGGTTTCACGCTCGACGCGGACGCCGTGACGGGCGACGACAGCCCCGCGACGGACGAGGGTCCGACTGCCGCGCCCGACGTCCGCACGCTCGTCGTGGGGGCGCGCGAGGTCGAGCGGTACCGCGGCGAGGTCGCTCGCGCGGTGCAGGACGTGCACCGGCTGCAGCAGCAGGGCTGGCGGCTCGTGCTGGCGACCGAGGGGCACGGTCCCGCGCAGCGCATGGTCGAGCAGCTGCGCGCGGCGGACGTGCCGGCGCGCCTGGTCGCGTCGGTCGACGACGAGCCCGAGGGCGGCGTCGTGCTGGTCACGCCCGCGCCGCTCGGTCCGGGCTTCGTGCACGAGGCGCTGCACCTCGCGGTGTTCAGCGAGTCGGACCTCACGGGCCGCGCCGGGTCGAGCACGCGCGACATGCGCCGCATGCCGAGCCGGCGCCGCAACGTGGTCGACCCCCTGCAGCTGCGCCCCGGCGACTTCGTCGTGCACGAGCAGCACGGTGTGGGCCGCTTCGTCGAGCTGGTGCAGCGCACGATCGGGTCGGGCGCGGCGGCGGCCACGCGCGAGTACCTCGTCGTGGAGTACGCGTCGAGCAAGCGCGGTCAGCCCGGCGACCGGCTGTACGTGCCCACCGACCAGCTCGACCAGGTCACCAAGTACGTCGGCGGTGAGGCGCCCACGCTCAACCGCATGGGCGGCGCGGACTGGCAGAAGACCAAGGGGCGCGCCCGCAAGGCCGTCAAGGAGATCGCGGCCGAGCTCATCCGCCTGTACTCGGCGCGCATGGCCACGCCGGGCCACGCGTTCGGCCCGGACACGCCGTGGCAGCGCGAGCTCGAGGACGCGTTCGCGTACGTCGAGACGCCCGACCAGCTCGCGACGATCGAGGAGGTCAAGGCCGACATGGAGAAGACGGTCCCCATGGACCGCCTCGTGTGCGGTGACGTCGGCTACGGCAAGACGGAGATCGCCGTGCGTGCGGCGTTCAAGGCCGTGCAGGACGGCAAGCAGGTCGCCGTCCTGGTCCCGACGACGCTGCTGGTGCAGCAGCACCTCGACACGTTCACCGAGCGGTACGCGCCGTACCCGGTGAAGGTCGCGGCGCTGTCCCGGTTCCAGACGGCCAAGGAGTCGCAGCAGGTCGTCGAGGGGCTCGCGGACGGGTCGGTCGACGTCGTCATCGGCACGCACCGCCTCATCACCGGCAGCGTGCGGTTCAAGGACCTCGGCCTGGTCATCATCGACGAGGAGCAGCGGTTCGGTGTCGAGCACAAGGAGACGCTCAAGGCGCTGCGCACCAACGTCGACGTGCTGGCGATGAGCGCCACGCCGATCCCGCGCACGCTCGAGATGGCCGTCACGGGCATCCGTGAGATGTCCACGCTGGCCACACCGCCGGAGGAGCGCCACCCGGTGCTCACGTTCGTGGGACCGTACGAGGAGAAGCAGATCTCCGCGGCGATCCGGCGTGAGCTGCTGCGCGAGGGCCAGGTCTTCTACGTCCACAACAAGGTCGAGTCGATCGAGCGGACCGCCTCACGACTCAACGAGCTGGTCCCCGAGGCCCGGATCGCCGTCGCGCACGGGAAGATGGGGGAGCACCAGCTCGAGCAGGTCATCGTCGACTTCTGGGAGAAGAGGTTCGACGTCCTGGTCTGCACGACCATCGTCGAGACCGGCCTGGACATCTCCAACGCCAACACCCTCATCCTCGAGCGCGCGGACCGGTTGGGGCTCTCGCAGCTCCACCAGCTGCGCGGGCGCGTGGGCCGCGGCCGCGAGCGCGCGTACGCGTACTTCCTGTACCCGCCGGAGGTGCCGCTGACCGAGACCGCGCACGACCGGTTGCAGACCATCGCCGCCCACACCGACCTGGGGGCCGGCATGGCCGTGGCGATGAAGGACCTGGAGATCCGCGGTGCGGGCAACCTGCTCGGTGGCGAGCAGTCCGGGCACATCGAGGGCGTCGGCTTCGACCTGTACGTGCGGATGGTGGGCGAGGCGGTGGCGTCGTTCCGCGGCGAGCAGGCCGAGGAGCTCCCCGACGTCACGATCGAGCTGCCCGTCGACGCGCACGTGCCGCACGACTACATCGCGCACGAGCGGCTGCGCCTGGAGGCGTACCGCAAGATCGCGGCGGCCACGGACGACGCGGGCCTGCGCGAGGTGCACGCCGAGCTCGTCGACCGCTACGGCCCCGTCCCGGGACCCGTCGAGAACCTCTTCGAGGTCGCGCAGCTGCGCCTGCACCTGCGGGCGGCGGGCCTCGCGGACGTCACGGCGCAGGGCCGGTTCGTCCGCTTCGCGCCCGTCGAGCTGCCGGAGTCGGCCCAGCTGCGGCTCAAGCGCCTGTACCCGGGTGCGGTGCTCAAGCCGGCCGTCCGCACGGTGCTCGTGCCGTTCCCGACGACCGCGCGCATCGGCGGCAAGCCGTTGCACGGGCGCGACGTCATGACGTGGGTACGGCAGTTCGTCGACGCGATCGTGCGCGGTGACGTCGCGGCCGCCGCGGCGGCGGGGACGGCGCGCTGACGCGCGGCGCCGCGGTCGTCACGTCCCGGCTCCGACCTCGACCCGGTCGCGGGCCGTCGTGAGGACCTCGGTGTACCAGGAGGTCAGGGGCGGGCCGTCCGGTGCCGTGAGGCGGTCGTGGGTCGCGCGCAGCACGTCGAGCAGCGGCGCGGCGTCCCACTGCGCGGCGAGGTCGACGAGCCGAGCCGTGTGCACGTCACCGAGCGCGTGGCGGCGCGGGAACCCGTAGGTCAGCGGGACGACGGTGCCGTCGGTCTCGAGCACCAGCGGGCTGAGCCACGAGCCGAGCGGCCCGTCGGGCGGCGCGTCGAGGGCGAGGAAGCGGGCGGGGTCGGACAGCAGCGTGCGGCGGCTGACGACGTCGATCTGCAGGGCGGGGCCGCAGGCCTCCTGGCTCACCCGGAGCGCCTCGACGGCGGCGAACCCGAGCTCGACGACGTCCGGGACGGCGCCGGGCAGGTTGTCCAGGGCATAGCCCTCGGGCTCGAGCGGGTGGACGTGGACGAGGCCGGCGCCGACCTCGCGCGCGAACCGGACGACCCAGTCGAGCTCGTGCACGTTGCGCTGCGTGAGCGTGAAGACGAAGCCGAACGCGGTCCCCGAGGCGGCGAGGTGCTCGAGCCGTCCTGCCATGCGGGTGAAGGCGCGCGGGTCGCCGCGCATCGCGACGTGGCTGTCCGGCGCCCCGTCGAGGGAGATCGCGAGCACGTCGACCCACCCCGCGAGCTCGTCCACCCGGCGCGGGGTCAGCAGCATGCCGTTGGTCGTCACGGTGGTGCGCATGCCCGCCCCGCGGGCGGTGCGCAGCAGCTCACCGAGGCCCGGGTGCAGCAGCGGCTCCCCGCCGGACACGCCGAGGACGCCGTAGCCCAGCGCGGCGGCGTCCTCGACGACGGACCGCACGAGGGCCGTCGTCAGGGCCTCGTCCACGTCGGGCCCGGACCGCGAGTAGCAGTGCCGGCACCGCAGGTTGCAGCGACGGGTCGGGTGGATCTGCAGGATGCCGCGCCCACCCGGGGGTCCGACGACGTCACCTGCGGCGCCGGCGGGGCTCACCGCGCGCCCACCTGCAGCTCGACGTGGAAGACGTCGGCCGGGATCCCGCGCGGGAAGACCCGCAGCCCGCCCGCCCGTCCGAGGCCGAGGCCGTCGAGCGCCCCGACGAGGTCCTGCACGACGGGCCCGAGCGCGTCGACACCCTTGACGGCGAACGACGTGCGGAGCAGGTCGGGCTTCGGCTGACCGGCGATGTACCAGTCGTCGATGTCGAACTGCGAGCTGATCCTGAGCACGCGCTCGACCAGCTCCTCGTCCAGGGCGAACCCCCCGTCGCGCCAGCCGGCGACGAGCCGTTCCGATCCTCGTTCCATCGCTTCCTCCCCCGGTGCACGGCGCACGGCGGTCCGGGCGCCTGTGCCCTGGAGGAGGCGGGCCCGCACGGGGGTGATACCACCGGGCGAGGTGGACGCGGCCGGCGCGGCGCGGAGGGTCCGGCGCTAGGCCCTACGATGGCGGGCGACCCCTACGGAACGTGAGCGGGAGGCCCTGGTGGCGGTGCGACGGACGCGAGGACGCGTGCGGATGGTGGCGGCGGCGGTCGTGGCGGGCGGTCTGCTCGCCGGGTGCGCCGGGCAGCCGGGGACGGCGGCGGTCGTCGACGGCCGGACGATCACCACGGCCGAGCTCGCGACGACGTACGAGCAGCTCGAGCCGATCTTCAACGGCGCCGGAGCCCAGGACGTCCTCGGCGTGCTCATCACCGAGCCGTTCGCCGCGCAGGTCGCGGCCGAGAAGGGCGTCGGCGTGAACGACGACGAGGCCCTGGAGCTGCTGCGTTCGGTGGCCGTGCAGTCGCTCGGCGAGGAGAAGGGCGAGGCCCTGGAGTTCGGCCCGGGTGCGATCGCCGTGGGGCGCTACTCGCTGGCGGCCAGCGCGCTGCAGGGCCTGGAGGACGCGCAGGCGGCCGCCGAGGACTACCAGGGACGCGTCGCCGCCGCGGACATCGAGGTGAACCCGCGGTTCGGCGAGTTCACCGACGACCTGGTCGTCGCGCCACCCGCGGCGCCGTCGTGGGTCGTGCCCGAGGGCGGGCGGGACGGCTCGTCGGCGACGCCGGAGCCGGAGCCGACGCCCTGACGGGCGCGCCGGGGCCGCACGACCGGCAGGCGGCCGCGCTCGCGCGCGTCGTCGCGGTCATGGACCGGCTGCGCTCGCCCGAGGGGTGCCCCTGGTACGCCGAGCAGACGCACACCTCGCTCCTGCCGTACGCGCTCGAGGAGGCACACGAGCTCGTCGAGGCCGTCGAGCACGGCGACCCCGCGCACGTCCGTGAGGAGCTCGGCGACCTGCTGCTGCAGGTGCTCGTCCACGCGCGCATCGCGTCGGAGGACCCCGTGGCGCCGTTCGACGTGGGCGACGTCGCCGACGACCTCGCGGCCAAGCTGGTGCGTCGCAACCCGCACGTGTTCGGCCCCGGTGCCGGGCAGGTGCTCGACGCGGCCACGGTCGACGCCCGGTGGCAGGACCTCAAGCGCGCCGAGAAGCCCGCGCGCACGTCGGTGCTCGACGGCGTCCCCGCGTCGATGGGGGCGCTGGCGCGCGCGCAGAAGCTCGTCGCGCGGGCCGGCCGCGCCGGGCTGCTCGACACGGCGCCCGTCCCCGCGGGACCCTCGTCCGACGGCCCGGTGCCTGCCGACGCGGCTCCCGCGGCGATCGGCGAGGCGCTGCTCGCGCTCGTCGTTGCGGCGCAGCACGCGGGCGTCGACGCCGAGGCCGCGCTGCGCCGCGCGACCGCCGACTGGGAGGCGGCGGCCCGCCGGGCCGAGGCCTGACGCCTGCCCGGGACGCGACGCGTCTCGCAGGGTGAGACTGGGGTGGGGGAGGATGCGAGGCCCCACCACGGCGGACCGGCCCGTCCGGGTCGAAGGTCCGACTCGTCACCGTACGGCCCGGACCAGGATGGGCCGTGCGAGGGGGACCGACGTCCCCCACCGTCCGGAGTCGAAGGAGAGCACGCATGAGGATCGGCGTCCTGCGCGAGGAGCGCCCGGGCGAGCGGCTGGTGGCCGCCACACCCCGGACCGTCGCGAAGCTCCGCGACCTCGGGTACGAGGTGGTCGTCGAGCACGACGCGGGCGCGTCCGCGACGTTCACCGACGAGGCCTACACCGCCGCCGGCGCGAGCACCTGCGACCGCGCCGACGTGCTCGCGTGCGACGTCGTCACGGCGGTGCACCTGCCCTCCGACGTCGAGCGGATGCGACGCGGCGCGACGCTCGTGGCGACCATGGCGCCGTTCGCCGACCCGGAGCTGCCCGGCCGCCTCGCCACGCTCGGGGTCACCGCGCTCGCGCTCGACGCGGTGCCGCGGATCTCGCGCGCGCAGGCGCTCGACGTGCTGTCCACGCTGTCCAACGTCGCGGGCTACCGGGCCGTCATCGAGGCGGCCGAGGAGTTCGGCGGCATGTTCACCGGGCAGGTCACGGCGGCGGGCAAGACCCCGCCCGCCAACGTCTTCGTCATCGGTGCCGGCGTCGCGGGCCTGGCAGCCCTCGGCACCGCGTCGAGCCTCGGTGCACAGGTCCGCGCGTTCGACGTGCGCCCTGAGGCGGGGGAGCAGATCGAGTCGATGGGCGCGACGTTCGTGCAGGCCGAGGGCGCGAGCCAGGAGGTCTCGACCGACGGGTACGCGCGCGAGCTCACCGCCGAGCAGGAGCGGCTGACCGCGGCGATGTACGCCGAGCAGACCGCCTGGGCGGACGTCGTCGTCACCACCGCGCTCGTGCGGGGACAGGCGCCGCGGACCATCACCAAGGAGATGGTCGAGGCGATGCGCCCGGGGTCGGTGATCGTCGACCTCGCGGCCTCGGGCGGCGGGAACTGCGAGCTCACCGTTCCGGGCGAGCGCGTCGTCACGGACAACGGCGTCGTCGTCCTCGGGTGGACCGACCTGCCGAGCCGCATGCCGCAGCACACGTCGCAGCTCTTCGGCACCAACGTCGTCCACCTCCTGGCGCTGCTGACGCCCGGCAAGGACGGCGAGCTGGTCCTCGACCTCGACGACCCGGTGCAGCGCGGCATGACCGTGACCACCGAGGGCGACGTGACCTGGCCGCCGCCGCCCGTCGCGGTGTCGGCCGCGCCCGCGGCGACCCCGACCGCGCCGGTGGAGACCGAGGAGGAGCGCGCCGCGCGCACCGCTGCCGAGGCCGAGGCCGCCGCGCGCCGGCAGCGCCGCAACGGTGTGCTCGCCGGGCTCGGCGCGGTGCTCACCGTCCTCGCGCTGACGACGGCGCCCGCGTCGTTCCTCAGCCACGCGACGGTGTTCGCGCTCGCGGTCGTCGTCGGCTACTACGTCATCTCCAACGTCAGCCACTCCCTGCACACGCCGCTCATGGCCACCACCAACGCGATCAGCGGGATCATCCTCGTCGGTGCGCTGCTGCAGATCGGCAGCTCGAGCTGGGTGGTCAGCACGCTGGCCTTCGTCGCCGCGACCGTCGCGGCGATCAACATCTTCGGCGGGTTCCTCGTCGCGTTCCGCATGATCCACATGTTCCGGAAGGAGGCGTGAGGACCGTGCTGACCTCACTGGCCCAGGCCGTCTACCTGGTCGCGGCGATCCTGTTCGTGCTGTCCCTCGCGGGCCTGAGCAAGCAGGAGACCGCCCGGCGCGGCAACCTCTACGGCATCGCGGGCATGGCCCTCGCGCTGCTCGCGACCGTCGCGCTCGCGGCGGACGTCTCCGAGCGTCCCGTCCCGGTCACGCTCATGCTCATCGCGCTGGCCCTCGCCCTCGGCGCGAGCGTCGGCATGTGGCGCGCGCGGCGCGTCGAGATGACGCAGATGCCGGAGATGATCGCGATCCTGCACTCGTTCGTCGGGCTCGCCGCGGTGCTCGTCGGCTTCAACTCGTTCCTCACCGAGGAGCCGGACGCGCTGCACCTGGTCGAGGTGTTCCTCGGTGTGCTCATCGGCGCCGTGACGTTCACCGGGTCGGTCGTGGCGTTCCTCAAGCTGTCGGCGAGGATCCGCAGCGCTCCGCTCATGCTCCCGGGCCGCAACGCGCTGAACCTGGGTGCGCTCGTCGCCTCGGCGGGGCTGCTCGCATGGTTCCTCGCCGTGCCGTCGCTGCTGCCGCTGGTGCTCATGACGGTGGTCGCACTGGCCCTCGGGTGGCACCTGGTCGCGTCGATCGGCGGCGGCGACATGCCGGTGGTCGTCTCGATGCTCAACTCGTACTCGGGGTGGGCCGCGGCCGCGGCGGGCTTCATGCTCAGCAACGACCTGCTCATCGTCGTCGGCGCGCTCGTCGGGTCGTCCGGTGCGATCCTCTCGTTCCTCATGTGCAAGGCCATGAACCGGTCGTTCGTGTCCGTGATCCTCGGGGGCTTCGGCACCGAGGGGGGGACCGTGGTCGCCGGCGACCGCGACTACGGCGAGCACCGTGAGGTCTCCGCGGCGGACGTCGCCGACATGCTGCGCGACGCGCAGCGGGTGGTCATCGCGCCCGGGTACGGCATGGCCGTCGCCAAGGCGCAGTACCCCGTGGCGGAGCTCGTGGCGAAGCTGCGCGGGCAGGGCGTCGACGTGCGGTTCGCCGTGCACCCCGTCGCCGGGCGGCTGCCGGGGCACATGAACGTGCTGCTGGCCGAGGCGAAGGTGCCGTACGACATCGTGTTCGAGATGGACGAGATCAACGACGACTTCGCCGAGACGGACGTCGTGCTCGTCATCGGCGCCAACGACACCGTGAACCCGTCGGCGCTGGACGACCCGTCGTCGCCGATCGCCGGCATGCCTGTGCTCGAGGTGTGGAAGGCAC contains these protein-coding regions:
- a CDS encoding Re/Si-specific NAD(P)(+) transhydrogenase subunit alpha, whose product is MRIGVLREERPGERLVAATPRTVAKLRDLGYEVVVEHDAGASATFTDEAYTAAGASTCDRADVLACDVVTAVHLPSDVERMRRGATLVATMAPFADPELPGRLATLGVTALALDAVPRISRAQALDVLSTLSNVAGYRAVIEAAEEFGGMFTGQVTAAGKTPPANVFVIGAGVAGLAALGTASSLGAQVRAFDVRPEAGEQIESMGATFVQAEGASQEVSTDGYARELTAEQERLTAAMYAEQTAWADVVVTTALVRGQAPRTITKEMVEAMRPGSVIVDLAASGGGNCELTVPGERVVTDNGVVVLGWTDLPSRMPQHTSQLFGTNVVHLLALLTPGKDGELVLDLDDPVQRGMTVTTEGDVTWPPPPVAVSAAPAATPTAPVETEEERAARTAAEAEAAARRQRRNGVLAGLGAVLTVLALTTAPASFLSHATVFALAVVVGYYVISNVSHSLHTPLMATTNAISGIILVGALLQIGSSSWVVSTLAFVAATVAAINIFGGFLVAFRMIHMFRKEA
- a CDS encoding radical SAM protein, with translation MSPAGAAGDVVGPPGGRGILQIHPTRRCNLRCRHCYSRSGPDVDEALTTALVRSVVEDAAALGYGVLGVSGGEPLLHPGLGELLRTARGAGMRTTVTTNGMLLTPRRVDELAGWVDVLAISLDGAPDSHVAMRGDPRAFTRMAGRLEHLAASGTAFGFVFTLTQRNVHELDWVVRFAREVGAGLVHVHPLEPEGYALDNLPGAVPDVVELGFAAVEALRVSQEACGPALQIDVVSRRTLLSDPARFLALDAPPDGPLGSWLSPLVLETDGTVVPLTYGFPRRHALGDVHTARLVDLAAQWDAAPLLDVLRATHDRLTAPDGPPLTSWYTEVLTTARDRVEVGAGT
- a CDS encoding MazG family protein, producing the protein MGRARGRAGRLVGDAGAGADALTGAPGPHDRQAAALARVVAVMDRLRSPEGCPWYAEQTHTSLLPYALEEAHELVEAVEHGDPAHVREELGDLLLQVLVHARIASEDPVAPFDVGDVADDLAAKLVRRNPHVFGPGAGQVLDAATVDARWQDLKRAEKPARTSVLDGVPASMGALARAQKLVARAGRAGLLDTAPVPAGPSSDGPVPADAAPAAIGEALLALVVAAQHAGVDAEAALRRATADWEAAARRAEA
- the pntB gene encoding Re/Si-specific NAD(P)(+) transhydrogenase subunit beta; translated protein: MLTSLAQAVYLVAAILFVLSLAGLSKQETARRGNLYGIAGMALALLATVALAADVSERPVPVTLMLIALALALGASVGMWRARRVEMTQMPEMIAILHSFVGLAAVLVGFNSFLTEEPDALHLVEVFLGVLIGAVTFTGSVVAFLKLSARIRSAPLMLPGRNALNLGALVASAGLLAWFLAVPSLLPLVLMTVVALALGWHLVASIGGGDMPVVVSMLNSYSGWAAAAAGFMLSNDLLIVVGALVGSSGAILSFLMCKAMNRSFVSVILGGFGTEGGTVVAGDRDYGEHREVSAADVADMLRDAQRVVIAPGYGMAVAKAQYPVAELVAKLRGQGVDVRFAVHPVAGRLPGHMNVLLAEAKVPYDIVFEMDEINDDFAETDVVLVIGANDTVNPSALDDPSSPIAGMPVLEVWKARQVIVFKRSMATGYAGVQNPLFFRENTAMLFGDAKDQVERIVAPLAVG
- the mfd gene encoding transcription-repair coupling factor, coding for MDLTGLLPALLADPAVADALASVRARGELDVVGPAGVRPPLLAALAGAVATGGAAGPGGGRPLVVVTATGRDADELAAALRCYLPDDDVAVLPSWETLPHERLSPRSDTVARRVAVFRRLAHPDPEPGPTGAVRVLVLPVRALLQPVVDGLGELVPVEVRTGQQVDLDDLAQRLVDAAYTRVDMVERRGEFAVRGGILDVFPPTEDHPLRVELWGEDVEEIRWFSVADQRSLEVAEHGLWAPPCREILLTDAVRARAAALREQLPGALDMLDRLAEGIAVEGMESLAPVLVDRMVPVLDLVPDESLLVVVDPERVRRRAHDLVATTQEFLEAAWTSAAAGAATPLDLSSASFASFAEVRALAAVRALGWWTLSGFTLDADAVTGDDSPATDEGPTAAPDVRTLVVGAREVERYRGEVARAVQDVHRLQQQGWRLVLATEGHGPAQRMVEQLRAADVPARLVASVDDEPEGGVVLVTPAPLGPGFVHEALHLAVFSESDLTGRAGSSTRDMRRMPSRRRNVVDPLQLRPGDFVVHEQHGVGRFVELVQRTIGSGAAAATREYLVVEYASSKRGQPGDRLYVPTDQLDQVTKYVGGEAPTLNRMGGADWQKTKGRARKAVKEIAAELIRLYSARMATPGHAFGPDTPWQRELEDAFAYVETPDQLATIEEVKADMEKTVPMDRLVCGDVGYGKTEIAVRAAFKAVQDGKQVAVLVPTTLLVQQHLDTFTERYAPYPVKVAALSRFQTAKESQQVVEGLADGSVDVVIGTHRLITGSVRFKDLGLVIIDEEQRFGVEHKETLKALRTNVDVLAMSATPIPRTLEMAVTGIREMSTLATPPEERHPVLTFVGPYEEKQISAAIRRELLREGQVFYVHNKVESIERTASRLNELVPEARIAVAHGKMGEHQLEQVIVDFWEKRFDVLVCTTIVETGLDISNANTLILERADRLGLSQLHQLRGRVGRGRERAYAYFLYPPEVPLTETAHDRLQTIAAHTDLGAGMAVAMKDLEIRGAGNLLGGEQSGHIEGVGFDLYVRMVGEAVASFRGEQAEELPDVTIELPVDAHVPHDYIAHERLRLEAYRKIAAATDDAGLREVHAELVDRYGPVPGPVENLFEVAQLRLHLRAAGLADVTAQGRFVRFAPVELPESAQLRLKRLYPGAVLKPAVRTVLVPFPTTARIGGKPLHGRDVMTWVRQFVDAIVRGDVAAAAAAGTAR
- a CDS encoding polysaccharide biosynthesis tyrosine autokinase; the encoded protein is MELTDQLRAIRKNWWIVALTVLTTVGAALLVTVRATPEYESTLTFFVAASSDTGTALQADEFAQRRVAAYAGVLTSGRLAERIAANRSLGLDSRAIASRISATPQEDAILLSAVVRDTDPARAQQIGEAIEEELGPLVQELERTDAASRANVSLTVISGPTAPTSPVSPRPALNVGVGLLAGLALGVSLAVARQVLDRTVRTPEHVRASTSLPVLSTITAQHPRSRRRARPDGLVAAADPGSPRAEAYRRLRTNLTFSAATHRMQVIVVTSPLAGEGKTTTSCNLAIALAESGRRVLLVEGDLRRPRVSRALGLEGAVGLTNVLVGQVEEADVIQQWGPHGLFVLPAGTLPPNPSELLGSDKMRAFVQRMRQRFDVVILDTPPTLPVTDATIAAAHADSVVLVVRYGHTTRDQARSAVESLRVVDAPLAGVIINGAPLRSAGVPYSHDAGRPRSADVAPAAVAPAGGAAGAGRPTAADPAAGLPNDARHVGAHPDR